GGATGTCCTCTGGGAGCTCCTTGCTACTTAGAGCTGCCTGGGAGCTATGGGCAAGCAGAGGAGTCGTGGCATAGTCGACGGGAAGGTTTAACCTGGCATTGGGAGGATGTGTCGAGTAACAGCGTCTTACAGGGAGTCGAATAGTCGAGGCTCCAATGGCCCTCCTCAGCTGGTGTACGGCACGGTGCTTCATGTCGGATCTGGACAGGCTTCACAGGCGCGGAAGGAGGAGATAAACGGTGAGGAATTCACAACAAACAGCATAGCAGCAGCGGGCAAAGGTAGATATCCCAAGGGCTGATGTCCTCGGCGTCGGTGATGTCAAGCTCGGTTTGCTACGGCCCCCGCGCGGTTGACGGCTTTCATCGCCATCGGTAGCCATTGACCCAAGCCTCGACCGCCTTGACCCCAGATAAGCCGCTGATAAGATTGTTGCCCGGTCGACAGCCGAGTGGCGCCAAGATCCGCCAAGGCTGTCCCCAAACAGGAAATATGTCGACAACGGGGTTATGCGTCGTCATCGCCGTCTGCAGCTAAAACCTTCTTGAATGGTCGCCGTGGCCTCTTTTTTGCCCGGGGTCGCATTCTAGTCTCAGCTGCCGCAATTCTCAACATGCCAGAGTCGTCACGCCCTTCGCGGTCGGTGCGACCGCGAGAGCGAGATCGACAACGGAATGGGCAATCGTCGAGAAAGAATGCACACAAGAAAAAGAGGTCGTCAGGATCGCGCCGACCAGCTTCGGGGTCGGAAGAGGCTCGGGATCGAAGTTCAAAGTCGTTATCAGCAGGGGCCCTCGCCGATCTGGACAGAGAGAATGCGCGCCAAAAGAAACGAAGTGAACGAGCAAGTCGAGCCAACAGAGACGAATCCCGAAGACCAGTCCGAGCCAGCCACGATGAGCATCGAAGAAGAGATCGGGATCGGGAACGTGACCGAGATCCAGATAGGCCACGAACTCACCGCAAGGGAAAGAAGCGACGAGTTGTGAGCGGAGCTATCATGGAAGAGGGAAGAGCACAAACTGAGCTGAGAGGTGGGGGAAGCATCGATAGTCTCGAAAAGGACTTTTACCAAAGGGAACGACCGAAAAAGAGCAAGAAAAAGCTATGTAAGTGGTATTCTCTCGCTTCTGCGAGCCTAGTGCTTACATGGATACCAGGGATTGCTCTTGGTGTTAGTGctgtcgtcctcatcctcatcatcatagTGGCAGTGGTTGTGAGCAACAAGAACAAAGGGaaaggaggtggtggtgacgatAGTGGTGGTGATTCAGACAGCTCGAGCGGCGACAAATCAGGCCTCGATGGCATGGACCGCAAGGATATACCCGACAAATGGAAGAACACATACCTCGATCCTTGGACATGGGAAACGACAACCGACTTCAACGTCACATTTACCGACGAGATGGTTGGAGACTTGCCAGTCATGGGCCTCTACGACGACTGGGACGATTCGGCACGGGCAAACGACAAGGTTCCGCCACTGAACAAACCATGGGGTTCTTACACCGAAAAGCCTGCTCGGGGAGTGTGTATCGGAGGGTGGCTCTACCTGGAACCATTTATCACGCCGTCTTTGTTCAACTACGACACTGATGAAGGCATCGTTGACGAATGGACATTGTCTGAAAAGTTGGGTGCCGATGCGGGAGAGACGCTGGAGAAACACTACGCATCGTTCGTTACAGAGGATACCTTCAAGGAcatcgccgccgccggccTCGACCACGTTCGAATCGGTTTCAACTATTGGGCCGTCCAAGTATATGATGGAGACCCCTACGTGTTTCGAACCTCGTGGCGATACCTGTTGCGTGCCATCGAGTGGTGCCGCAAATATGGGTTGCGAGTAAACCTGGACTTGCACGGTATTCCTGGCAGTCAGAACGGCTGGAACCACAGTGGTAGATGGGGAAACATTGGTTGGTTGAACGGAAAGAATGGAGACGAGAATGCAAAGCGAGCTCTCGAGATCCATGACCGGCTGTCCAAGTTCTTCGCCCAGGACCGCTATAAGAACATCATCTCGCATTACGGCCTCGTCAACGAACCTCGAATGACCTTTCTGGAGACGAGCGAAGTCATCCAGTGGACAGAGGATGCGTATAAGCTTGTGCGCAAGAATGGCGTCAAAGCCCTTGTTGTGTTTGGAGACGGTTTTATGGGACTTGACAACTGGCAGGGCTTGATGACTGGCTACGACGACATGATCTTGGATGTTCATCAGTACGTCATCTTCAACGAGAATCAGATCGACTTTACGCACAAGGAAAAGGTCGAGTACGCTTGTAAGGGGTGGACGGAGCAGGCTGAGAGGAGCATGGATACAACGACAGGTTACGGACCAACCATGTTTGCCGAATGGTCACAAGCCGACACAGACTGCGCCAAGTTCCTCACGGGCGTGGGCTGGGGCAACAGATGGGAGGGCACGTACGACACGGGCAATTCAAACACCTCGATCTTGACGCCTCGGTGTCccaccaaggacaagaagtgCTCGTGCGACCAGGCCAACGCTGCCCCCGACAAGTGGAGTGACGAGTACAAGAAGTTCCTCAAGATGTTTGCCGAGGCCCAGATGCACAGTTTCGAGAAGGGCTGGGGCTGGTTCTACTGGACATGGAAGACGGAGAACAACTACCAGTGGAGCTATGAGGCTGGTCTCAAAGCGGGTGTTTTGCCTGAGAAGCCCTGGGATCGTGATTTTGACTGCGACAAGGATGTTCCTGATTTCGAGAAGGATGGTCTGCCAGAGTATTACTAGGAGTTGGAAGACTGGTAATTTGCGcacatatatatatagtggAGGATATACCGAGCAAGGGGGCGTGATTTCAGGCGTTGGGGAAGTATATGGGGATATAGAGAACATACGCGCAGGCCGATATACGGGGCCGACATGAGTTGACTGATCAACGTATTACGAGAGGAACTTGTCTGGAAGACAATGTATGTAGAGAGTCATAGTCTGAGCATAAATGAAGCGTCTTGATTTACACCCCACTTGTTTGTGTAGATGTTGTGTCGATGAGGGCAGTGAAAGGTTTCGATTTACCCACAAACCGTCAATGTTGCCTCACAATGGCCAATCTATCCTTCTTTCGGCCAAGAACACTGCAGTTTGTTTTTCTGGAAAATCGATATCAATGTCGCCTAGAAAATTGCGCTTCTGGTCATGGAGGGCGGGAGTTGACGTCGACATTGGTGCGAATGGCTCGCTCCTTCCTCGCCGGGACCTCACCCCAACTGGGCACCTTCCTTTTTACCCTTCCTTCCACAAAATGATACTTGCTTGGCTGCGACACAAATTtctatcctcctcttctcttatTCCACAACCTTCACCTCCATTCTCCAGTCCACTTCTCCTTACGACCCTTCAGTACTGGATTGTTTCTCTTCGGCCCCTGGTCCCCGACCTTACAAACCTCATGACCCCGGGTGGCTGTCAGTCTTGACTCTGCCAACCACTTAGGTTGCCGGCTTCTGCTCCCCATCCCTGGCATTTTAGAGGCTCGCGTCATATGTACAAACTAGGATACGTTACGCACCATGGAAGGCATCCCCAACTACCTCCAGTTGAGCAATCAACGTTTCAAGTGCTTGGAGGGCTTCGGGGGTGATGCTCAGGGAGATTCTGTCAGGTGTAACCCAGAGCGAGCCCGCCCCTGATAGAAGGCGAGCAATAGCGATTCGAGTCCCCCTACCCTCGAATCTCGTCAATATGCGTCCTGGTGAGTGGGAGGATGTTTCGGTAACATCGTGGGGACCACTTGACCCGATACTTCGACTGAGCTCTCATCTTTCTGCATTTCTTGGAGTTTCGAGAGATCATGTACCAAATGGCCATGCCAGGGATGGTAAAGAAGCTGGACGAGGCCCTGGGAAGGGGACTGAATGTTGAGAATAAGGATGGAAAGAGTATCAGTTTCCAGGTCAGTGGATTTGACTCACGTTATCACTGATTAATTGGCCTGAGAGAATTCCTTGACCCCCGAAACAGGGGTAGAGACAAGGCGGCACTTCAAGTGCAGGGTCTCAAGGGCGTGATGAAGTTTATATACCAAATACCTGAAACTACCATTCTCTGCGTTCTATTCAATTGTCAGTGAGCTGCGCTTCTAAATCAGGTTATAAACATGCCTTGGCTCGGCCTCGCGCCGCCCTGCGTCGACGGCCAGGCACAAAGGGCAGAAGGACAGTCAAGATATTTGTCTACTTTCAGTTGATGGTGTTTGAAGAGGCTGAGTACCGTCGGATGCTGTGTAAAGCTAGAAACGAATGAATAGTGTGTTTGGTAGAGAGCTCGAGGTCAGTGATTCACTGTCAAACCAAGTTTGCCCATCTAAACCACAACTCAAACGCAGCAAACTCTTCAGAGTTCTTTCTCTTGTTTTACAGTGAGGCACCACCAATTTCCCAGAGAAAAAATTATGTCAAGATACAAAAAGGCAAAAAAGTACGCGCTGGATGTGCACCTCGAATTGACCTCCCGATCGCAGTCCCAACACACATGCTCATCCGTCGGCGGTTCTCTTCCCCGTGTTGGCCCCCGTCAGAACGAAGACTTTGACCATTCGACCACTCTCAGTACTCATCTTTACTTGTGGGAGCGTTTTTCTGAGCTATAAAGGTATGAAGTCTTGCAATGGGTTGCCGGTGATGGGCAGTGTTGGTGCTTGGTGGATGGTTGGGATGAACTCCAATACTGTTCAACCATTGGTGGGTCAAGACTGTTCCTTTAATGAAGAACTATTAAATAGTTTCATTTTTCTTGCCTCTTTTAATTCTCATAGAGAAAAGGGGGGTCTAGAAGGACATGTTCATTGATTTCACCTTTTGAGGTAGTGGAGTTTGATCGTGCTGTGAAGGCACAAAGTACTATTATCTTTGGCTTACGCAGTCTCGTCAAGTCAGACACCACAGAACATTAAAAAGAATGGGCAATATAAGCTTTGAATATTCATAAATTTAGTCTCGCTTCTAGTAATATTGTTTTGATTCCTTCTAAATATTGTCGTGAGATTATCCTAAGAGTTCAGTGCGAGTATCACTATCGCCATGGAGCGACCATGGCACAAAAGCAGCCCTTTTCCTAGCTTCTTGGCAATCTCGTCAATTCGCATATTGCAGAATGCATTCAAAAGAATGGACCTCTCAGCTCGTGGCTGGAAATGGTGGCGTGGGTGGCCTGATAAACTCCGATTTCTCAGTCGGCGATATCTTCACCCCTTTGGTCCCCGAATTGGTTCGGCGACCATGGCCAGGGCACATTCATAATCTCGCCGGCTTTGTCTTGATGCTTTCCAACTTTGCATCCCGAAAAATCGAATCATGGCCTTGTAAGCAAATTCATCATGAGTATTCGAATATGGAAGAGTCACTCGTCGCTTTTCGCGAACTCGCGGTCGGTGATATATAAGTCGCTGTTGGGTGCAACGGCTGGAACGAGATTATATCCAGAGTCATCAGCACACATACAATTCAGTCAGATATTTTCGCGACAAGCATCTTCAATGTCGCCTAGCAAACAAGTTCTCATCGTCGGCGGCGTGGCCGGCGGAATGTCCTGCGCAACTCGTCTGCGCCGCCTGGACGAGGACGCCAAAATCACCGTCGTCGACAAAGGACCATACGTCAGCTACGCCAACTGTGGTATTCCATATGCCCTCGGCGGTGTGGTTGAGAGCGAGGGAAAACTCCACGTTCAGACTGTCGACAAACTCAAAACTTGGTTCAACA
The window above is part of the Fusarium falciforme chromosome 3, complete sequence genome. Proteins encoded here:
- a CDS encoding Cellulase domain-containing protein, with the protein product MPESSRPSRSVRPRERDRQRNGQSSRKNAHKKKRSSGSRRPASGSEEARDRSSKSLSAGALADLDRENARQKKRSERASRANRDESRRPVRASHDEHRRRDRDRERDRDPDRPRTHRKGKKRRVVSGAIMEEGRAQTELRGGGSIDSLEKDFYQRERPKKSKKKLWIALGVSAVVLILIIIVAVVVSNKNKGKGGGGDDSGGDSDSSSGDKSGLDGMDRKDIPDKWKNTYLDPWTWETTTDFNVTFTDEMVGDLPVMGLYDDWDDSARANDKVPPLNKPWGSYTEKPARGVCIGGWLYLEPFITPSLFNYDTDEGIVDEWTLSEKLGADAGETLEKHYASFVTEDTFKDIAAAGLDHVRIGFNYWAVQVYDGDPYVFRTSWRYLLRAIEWCRKYGLRVNLDLHGIPGSQNGWNHSGRWGNIGWLNGKNGDENAKRALEIHDRLSKFFAQDRYKNIISHYGLVNEPRMTFLETSEVIQWTEDAYKLVRKNGVKALVVFGDGFMGLDNWQGLMTGYDDMILDVHQYVIFNENQIDFTHKEKVEYACKGWTEQAERSMDTTTGYGPTMFAEWSQADTDCAKFLTGVGWGNRWEGTYDTGNSNTSILTPRCPTKDKKCSCDQANAAPDKWSDEYKKFLKMFAEAQMHSFEKGWGWFYWTWKTENNYQWSYEAGLKAGVLPEKPWDRDFDCDKDVPDFEKDGLPEYY